A single window of Aphidius gifuensis isolate YNYX2018 linkage group LG1, ASM1490517v1, whole genome shotgun sequence DNA harbors:
- the LOC122848916 gene encoding uncharacterized protein LOC122848916, with translation MRQPFTVTMRKIFIVIVFNKFWITAHSVPTQVETKEALKKVGDFLKDETGSKWLANLAFSGALTTSGLIEKIINSTNIDRNVIEAAETIKLSLKEYEKTNVIDDLFNLEDEGWKELIKNVEEHDDIICLYRKHSNVSDQRSEDWQSFLKSVSSGYTVHLALDMGKKYVLCMKKIPESNSTVSSIVTSSNNSSTTVVEVLPVNARKSLTELSSQVTSTEKTIVSSEKATVSTVASFVNPAIGKNSSYKSKECDSSEASCSDKSQSSFEMSNEIVNAGRRKTITKKLEQNDNSEVKDIQVQKPPYCNRPIIYILANYASSYRDLGCSCISDCNQMTPFSVPINPQTIVLPNYRNKFTNNIRMNDQLKIKPEMISSTFKLPITTSNCQKNNCFENKIKKRLDIFKHPLIRPSAIYPILRQKEFLSQPITRKLSFHRPPVKQYNVEKKKRNNVRSMNQNSIWNKIVPENIREAPSINSHGFYRQNNLPKYQNLFRKAPIILPKTFGTNFLKMPLQPITKKNKKTYNELDESEDSASFSSEENLSRMEVREKCMSCPDPCDRPLNLKVIVDSPYKDGPPINMKFFTDPDQKVKVSQDYRISKNNNLSRIAGRRSVGAVGKSNKISREQETNDNKLGEKKEKTDGKPDEQKILENHYEDFKDAVNSFYD, from the exons ATGCGTCAGCCATTTACTGTGACTATGCGGAAAATTTTCATCGTTAttgttttcaataaattttggaTAACTGCACACAGCGTGCCAACGCAAGT gGAAACTAAAGAAGCCCTGAAAAAAGttggtgattttttaaaagatgaaaCTGGTTCCAAGTGGCTGGCAAATTTGGCTTTTTCAGGAGCGTTAACAACTAGCGgacttattgaaaaaataataaattcaaccaATATCGATCGCAATGTTATAGAAGCAGCTGAAACAATAAAACTTTCTCTaaaagaatatgaaaaaacaaacgTAATAGATGATTTATTCAATCTTGAAGATGAAGGATGgaaagaattaattaaaaatgtcgaAGAACATGATGACATTATTTGTCTTTATCGTAAACATTCGAATGTATCGGATCAAAGATCTGAGGATTGGCagtcatttttaaaaagtgtTTCATCAGGATACACTGTACATCTTGCATTAGATatgggaaaaaaatatgttctttgtatgaaaaaaattccagAATCAAATTCAACTGTAAGTTCAATTGTTACTTCGAGTAACAATTCAAGTACCACTGTTGTCGAAGTTTTACCAGTGAACGCAAGAAAGTCTTTAACTGAGTTGAGTTCGCAGGTAACTTCTACTGAGAAAACAATTGTATCATCTGAAAAAGCTACTGTAAGTACGGTGGCATCGTTTGTCAATCCAGCTATTGGAAAAAATAGCAGTTATAAATCTAAAGAATGCGATAGTAGTGAGGCATCTTGCTCAGATAAATCACAGAGTAGTTTTGAAATGTCCAATGAAATAGTTAATGCTGGCCGACGTAAAACGATTACCAAAAAGTTGGAACAAAATGATAACTCAGAAGTAAAGGACATTCAAGTTCAAAAACCACCATATTGTAATCGTccaataatttacattttggCAAACTATGCCTCTTCTTATCGAGATCTAGGCTGCTCTTGTATATCAGATTGTAATCAGATGACACCTTTTTCTGTTCCAATTAATCCACAGACTATAGTTCTCCCAAActatcgaaataaattcacaaacaATATTAGAATGaatgatcaattaaaaattaagccTGAAATGATATCAAGTACATTCAAATTACCAATAACTACTTCTAACtgtcaaaaaaacaattgttttgaaaataaaataaaaaaacgactaGATATTTTTAAGCATCCTTTGATTCGGCCATCTGCAATTTATCCGATACTTAgacaaaaagaatttttaagtcAGCCAATCACCAGAAAATTATCTTTCCATCGACCACCAGTGAAACAAtataatgtagaaaaaaaaaaaaggaataacgTAAGATCAATGAACCAAAATAGCATTTGGAATAAAATTGTTCCTGAAAATATTCGAGAAGCACCAAGTATCAACTCACATGGATTTTatagacaaaataatttacctaAGTATCAAAATCTTTTTCGAAAAGCACCAATTATTTTGCCAAAAACATTTGGaacaaactttttaaaaatgccACTACAGccaataactaaaaaaaataaaaaaacatataatgaGCTAGATGAAAGTGAAGATTCAGCAAGTTTTTCGTCAGAAGAAAACTTATCACGAATGGAAGTCAGAGAAAAATGCATGAGTTGTCCAGATCCATGTGACAGACCATTGAATTTAAAAGTCATTGTTGATAGCCCTTACAAAGACGGCCCACCAATAAACATGAAGTTTTTTACTGACCCTGATCAAAAAGTCAAAGTTTCTCAAGACTATAGAATCTCGAAGAATAATAATCTGTCGCGAATTGCCGGCCGAAGAAGTGTCGGTGCAGTTGGGAAgagtaataaaatttcaagagaACAAGAAACTAATGACAATAAActtggtgaaaaaaaagaaaaaactgaTGGTAAAccagatgaacaaaaaatccTCGAAAATCATTATGAGGATTTTAAAGATGCTGTAAATTCTTTTTatgactaa